A part of Oryctolagus cuniculus chromosome 4, mOryCun1.1, whole genome shotgun sequence genomic DNA contains:
- the CCDC50 gene encoding coiled-coil domain-containing protein 50 isoform X5: MAEVSIDQSKLPGVKEVCRDFAVLEDHTLAHSLQEQEIEHHLASNVQRSRLVQHDLQVAKQLQEEDLKAQAQLQKRYKDLEQQDCEIAQEIQEKLTIEAERRRIQEKKDEDIARLLQEKELQEEKRRKKHIPEFSGANEYGDGYYYEDGDQPRSRRARELGSGYSRSHRLQGDGKTVKQRKKKPDPPLEPLEDQDEHCSSQRSLSSSSWGEGRDDPHGNREQRERKWSGQERHRRPPLPKISGEVFLTTVSDDWEANNGHRTRNLGKRSRHQDRLSPVSSQKAGLHCKESVCGRDRGQGEHRERRHRPRSPPFSESEERLHLHDTDISVFCIEIALHCTICDCCSYRLTLISGRPASPKIQYSQQWAFVFNETCKFQLYDQGLNNSFPCEYLGHR; encoded by the exons TGTGCAGAGATTTTGCTGTCCTGGAGGACCACACCTTGGCTCACAGTCTGCAGGAACAAGAGA TTGAGCATCACTTGGCATCGAATGTTCAGAGGAGCCGTTTGGTCCAGCATGATCTGCAGGTGGCTAAGCAGCTCCAAGAGGAAGATCTGAAAGCCCAGGCTCAGCTCCAAAAGCGCTACAAAGACCT tgaaCAACAAGACTGTGAAATTGCTCAGGAAATTCAGGAGAAGCTGACTATTGAGGCAGAGAGACGACGCATTCAGGAGAAGAAGGATGAG GACATAGCTCGCCTTTTGCAAGAAAAAGAGTTACAAGAAGAGAAAAGGCGAAAGAAACACATTCCAGAGTTCTCTGGAGCCAATGAATATGGAGATGGTTACTATTATGAAGATGGAG ACCAGCCAAGGTCAAGGAGGGCCAGAGAATTGGGTTCTGGATACTCACGGTCTCATAGACTCCAAGGTGATGGAAAGACTGTGAAGCAAAGGAAGAAGAAACCAGATCCTCCACTGGAGCCCTTGGAAGATCAGGATGAACATTGTTCGTCACAGAGATCCCTGTCATCCTCCAGCTGGGGTGAAGGGAGGGATGATCCTCACGGTAACAGGGAGCAGCGTGAGAGGAAGTGGTCTGGTCAGGAGAGGCACCGGAGACCTCCGCTCCCCAAGATCAGTGGTGAGGTGTTTTTGACCACTGTGTCTGATGACTGGGAGGCTAACAATGGCCATCGAACTCGGAATTTGGGAAAACGGTCCCGACACCAAGACCGACTTTCACCTGTGTCCTCACAGAAAGCAGGGCTTCACTGCAAGGAATCAGTATGTGGGAGGGACCGGGGGCAAGGTgagcacagagaaaggagacacagaCCCAGGTCTCCTCCCTTCTCAGAGAGTGAGGAGCGGCTTCACCTCCATGACACAG acATATCTGTTTTCTGTATTGAAATAGCCTTACACTGTACCATCTGTGATTGCTGCTCATACAGACTCACATTAATAAGTGGTAGGCCTGCCAGTCCAAAAATTCAGTATTCTCAACAGTGGGCTTTTGTGTTTAATGAGACTTGCAAATTCCAGTTATATGACCAGGGTTTAAATAACTCTTTCCCCTGTGAATATTTGGGACACAGATAG